From Candidatus Protochlamydia phocaeensis, one genomic window encodes:
- a CDS encoding F-box protein: MQQLPDCTNKGGFFPSLEKKEHASALIDLLPNEMLTIIFKKLDTLSQQRVACVCKKWNELLLSSICAQETKRLNCFIHFLLPHPHIRPYSTVEKNLKGLLSAHSILTVTHLKQVKQTRLKFEELLIAQLKTIQAQDLIQLRKSASHSKKLVRFIHLIDLSCLYFKLEGAKRLTNEEQKSEEIRSIIKALIIKEDWNKALEGADSLSNSLYRWASFILIIKALLTKGLVSKAIETATGLFPQRLKSMALQFIVKRLIVSNQVDKALEVVRLIHKEQTLCLPIGRRKKEQRGGLIQQDLLEKEYLPSVLAAADLLSFQSKKPVAFNRFLEQDSMQLRRMAVYNNY; the protein is encoded by the coding sequence ATGCAGCAATTACCTGATTGTACAAATAAAGGAGGGTTTTTTCCTTCGCTTGAAAAAAAAGAACATGCATCTGCTTTGATCGATCTTCTCCCCAATGAAATGCTGACCATCATTTTTAAAAAGTTAGATACATTAAGCCAGCAGCGGGTGGCATGCGTATGCAAAAAATGGAATGAGCTCCTCCTTTCTTCTATTTGCGCTCAAGAAACAAAGCGCTTAAATTGTTTCATTCATTTTCTTCTTCCCCATCCCCATATTCGCCCTTATTCTACTGTCGAAAAAAATTTAAAAGGCCTATTATCTGCTCATTCCATTTTAACTGTTACCCATCTCAAGCAAGTGAAGCAGACGCGTTTAAAATTTGAAGAACTTCTAATTGCTCAGTTAAAAACCATCCAAGCGCAAGATTTAATCCAATTAAGAAAAAGTGCAAGCCACTCTAAAAAACTTGTCCGCTTTATTCATTTGATTGACTTGTCCTGTCTGTATTTCAAATTAGAAGGCGCTAAGCGCTTGACAAATGAGGAGCAGAAATCCGAGGAAATCCGGTCTATTATCAAAGCGCTTATTATAAAAGAAGACTGGAATAAGGCCTTGGAAGGGGCAGACAGCTTAAGCAATTCCCTTTACAGATGGGCTTCTTTTATTCTCATTATAAAGGCTTTGCTGACCAAAGGTCTTGTATCAAAAGCGATTGAGACCGCTACAGGGCTTTTCCCTCAGCGGCTGAAATCCATGGCTTTGCAATTCATTGTAAAACGACTCATTGTAAGCAATCAAGTAGACAAGGCTTTAGAAGTGGTGCGCCTGATACATAAGGAACAGACGCTATGCTTGCCAATAGGTAGGCGGAAAAAGGAACAAAGAGGTGGACTCATTCAGCAAGATTTATTAGAGAAGGAGTATCTTCCTTCTGTTCTTGCTGCTGCCGATCTGCTTTCCTTCCAGTCGAAAAAGCCGGTCGCATTCAATCGATTTCTTGAACAAGACTCCATGCAGTTGAGGCGCATGGCTGTCTATAATAACTATTAA